The following are encoded in a window of Peromyscus leucopus breed LL Stock chromosome X, UCI_PerLeu_2.1, whole genome shotgun sequence genomic DNA:
- the LOC114683391 gene encoding claudin-34-like: protein MAQRSQGRNESHAPNNDCPVFTVIMTKFNKGSKYQVGGFALSTIAWIFCITSMGLPQWRVWYLKEPMISYSSVAFVGVWKACVYHHDNFSNVRMCHQYSYYDTFIPLDIRVSQHLMLITSIFWLVGKVATIFALRNVYTGRQELNVTYNAFGLSAILNIIASCFVFLAVLCNYFSIMNKEGIAFPPYLHMPFYPHIQKVGVAMGVAFLAAILFLVSGMIFISYTFPLSIQVFPDI from the exons ATGGCGCAGAGGAGTCAAGGGAGAAATGAAAGCCATGCACCAAACAATGA TTGTCCAGTGTTCACTGTCATCATGACAAAATTCAACAAAGGTTCCAAATACCAGGTAGGAGGTTTTGCTTTGTCCACCATAGCATGGATTTTTTGCATCACCTCCATGGGCCTCCCACAGTGGCGAGTGTGGTACTTGAAGGAACCCATGATCTCTTACTCTAGTGTGGCCTTTGTGGGAGTGTGGAAAGCCTGCGTCTACCACCATGACAACTTCAGCAATGTTAGAATGTGTCACCAATACAGCTACTATGACACTTTCATCCCTTTGGATATTCGTGTTTCTCAACATCTGATGCTGATCACTAGCATTTTCTGGCTGGTTGGAAAAGTGGCCACCATTTTTGCTCTTAGAAATGTGTATACAGGAAGACAAGAACTGAATGTCACCTACAATGCCTTCGGCCTTTCAGCGATTCTGAACATCATTGCAAGTTGCTTTGTCTTCCTTGCTGTCTTGTGCAATTATTTCTCCATCATGAACAAAGAGGGGATTGCATTTCCACCATATTTACATATGCCCTTTTACCCACATATTCAGAAAGTTGGGGTTGCCATGGGAGTGGCATTTCTAGCAGCCATCCTGTTTTTGGTCAGTGGTATGATTTTCATTTCTTACACATTTCCCTTAAGCATCCAAGTCTTTCCTGATATCTGA